One Aquarana catesbeiana isolate 2022-GZ linkage group LG06, ASM4218655v1, whole genome shotgun sequence genomic region harbors:
- the LOC141148489 gene encoding sulfotransferase 1 family member D1-like isoform X2 produces MSEILDLILNSGDTKKTARGAIYDRVPFLEFAVPNVGKGTEILNSMETQRVIKSHLPMELVPQSFWEKNCKVIYVARNPKDVLVSYYHFYQMAIVHPDPGTFGEFFQGFMDGTIAFGSWSQHVKGWWKIRQQKNVLYIFYEDMLEDPKREIKKVLKFIEKDLPDDVLEKIHQHTTFKAMKENKMSNYSTIPSSVMDHNISPFMRKGVCGDWKNHLTVAQNEILDAYLEREMSDTDLTFRFQD; encoded by the exons ATGAGTGAGATTTTGGATCTGATCCTCAATAGTGGAGACACAAAAAAGACGGCCAGAGGTGCAATATATGATCGGGTGCCCTTCCTAGAGTTTGCAGTACCCAATGTGGGCAAAG GAACTGAAATCCTGAATTCAATGGAGACTCAGCGCGTGATCAAATCTCACCTACCTATGGAGCTTGTCCCACAGAGCTTCTGGGAAAAGAACTGCAAG GTGATCTATGTGGCACGCAATCCTAAAGATGTGTTGGTATCATATTATCATTTCTATCAAATGGCCATTGTCCACCCGGATCCTGGGACATTCGGGGAATTTTTTCAAGGTTTTATGGATGGGACAA TTGCCTTTGGCTCCTGGAGCCAGCATGTGAAGGGCTGGTGGAAGATCAGACAGCAGAAAAATGTGCTTTATATTTTCTACGAGGATATGCTGGAG GATCCAAAGCGTGAGATCAAGAAGGTTTTGAAGTTCATAGAGAAAGACCTTCCTGACGATGTTCTGGAGAAGATCCACCAGCACACCACGTTCAAGGCTATGAAGGAAAACAAAATGTCCAATTATTCTACCATACCTTCATCAGTCATGGACCACAACATCTCCCCTTTTATGCGGAAAG GTGTCTGCGGGGACTGGAAGAATCATCTCACAGTGGCACAGAATGAAATCCTTGATGCATATTTGGAGCGGGAGATGTCCGACACAGATCTAACTTTCCGATTCCAAGACTGA
- the LOC141148486 gene encoding sulfotransferase 1 family member D1-like, with the protein MAQHTMVLPNITPEELESIKRPPLIWVNGMPIIGPFAANWDNIVKFQAREDDLLIATYPKSGTTWVSKIVDLIMNGGDLEKSQKGAIFERVPFMESRGPGIPAATEILNKLDPPRVIKTHLQADVLPKSFWEKNCKMIYVARNAKDVAVSYYHFYRMAYGHPEPGTWDEYLNAYMEGNVAFGSWAKHVKGWWEMRKKHKILYLFYEDMLEDPKREIRKVMKFMNQELPEEIVEKIHKNTSFQAMKDNPMANYSTFPFMDHSISPFMRKGICGDWKNQFTVAQNERFDEYYQKEMSDTDLTFRM; encoded by the exons ATGGCGCAGCACACAATGGTTCTTCCCAACATTACCCCAGAAGAGTTGGAGTCAATTAAGCGCCCCCCACTCATATGGGTGAATGGGATGCCCATCATCGGTCCTTTTGCTGCCAACTGGGACAACATTGTGAAATTCCAGGCCCGAGAAGATGATCTGCTAATAGCCACCTATCCAAAATCCG GGACCACATGGGTGAGCAAGATCGTAGATCTCATCATGAATGGGGGAGACCTGGAGAAGAGTCAGAAAGGAGCCATATTTGAGCGCGTGCCTTTCATGGAGAGCCGTGGACCTGGAATTCCCGCAG CAACTGAGATACTGAACAAATTGGACCCCCCACGTGTGATTAAGACCCATCTTCAAGCAGACGTTCTTCCGAAGAGCTTCTGGGAAAAGAATTGCAag ATGATCTATGTGGCTAGGAATGCAAAGGATGTAGCAGTATCGTACTATCACTTCTACAGAATGGCCTATGGACATCCAGAACCTGGGACGTGGGATGAATATCTAAATGCCTACATGGAGGGTAATG TTGCTTTTGGGTCATGGGCCAAACATGTGAAGGGCTGGTGGGAGATGAGGAAAAAACACAAGATCTTGTACTTGTTCTACGAAGACATGCTGGAG GACCCAAAACGTGAAATCAGAAAGGTGATGAAGTTCATGAATCAGGAACTTCCTGAAGAAATTGTAGAAAAAATACACAAGAACACCTCCTTCCAGGCTATGAAGGACAACCCCATGGCCAACTATAGTACCTTCCCATTCATGGATCACTCAATATCCCCATTTATGAGGAAAG GAATTTGCGGTGACTGGAAGAACCAATTCACTGTAGCCCAAAATGAGAGATTTGATGAATATTACCAGAAggaaatgtctgacacagatctcACCTTCCGTATGTAA
- the LOC141148489 gene encoding sulfotransferase 1 family member D1-like isoform X1: MSRPPIKIVSGMPILGPFAENWANVQVFQAREDDIMINTYPKSGTTWMSEILDLILNSGDTKKTARGAIYDRVPFLEFAVPNVGKGTEILNSMETQRVIKSHLPMELVPQSFWEKNCKVIYVARNPKDVLVSYYHFYQMAIVHPDPGTFGEFFQGFMDGTIAFGSWSQHVKGWWKIRQQKNVLYIFYEDMLEDPKREIKKVLKFIEKDLPDDVLEKIHQHTTFKAMKENKMSNYSTIPSSVMDHNISPFMRKGVCGDWKNHLTVAQNEILDAYLEREMSDTDLTFRFQD, translated from the exons ATGAGCCGCCCTCCGATAAAAATTGTCAGCGGGATGCCGATCCTGGGACCCTTTGCTGAAAACTGGGCGAATGTTCAGGTCTTCCAAGCCAGAGAAGATGATATCATGATTAATACGTACCCAAAGTCAG GAACCACTTGGATGAGTGAGATTTTGGATCTGATCCTCAATAGTGGAGACACAAAAAAGACGGCCAGAGGTGCAATATATGATCGGGTGCCCTTCCTAGAGTTTGCAGTACCCAATGTGGGCAAAG GAACTGAAATCCTGAATTCAATGGAGACTCAGCGCGTGATCAAATCTCACCTACCTATGGAGCTTGTCCCACAGAGCTTCTGGGAAAAGAACTGCAAG GTGATCTATGTGGCACGCAATCCTAAAGATGTGTTGGTATCATATTATCATTTCTATCAAATGGCCATTGTCCACCCGGATCCTGGGACATTCGGGGAATTTTTTCAAGGTTTTATGGATGGGACAA TTGCCTTTGGCTCCTGGAGCCAGCATGTGAAGGGCTGGTGGAAGATCAGACAGCAGAAAAATGTGCTTTATATTTTCTACGAGGATATGCTGGAG GATCCAAAGCGTGAGATCAAGAAGGTTTTGAAGTTCATAGAGAAAGACCTTCCTGACGATGTTCTGGAGAAGATCCACCAGCACACCACGTTCAAGGCTATGAAGGAAAACAAAATGTCCAATTATTCTACCATACCTTCATCAGTCATGGACCACAACATCTCCCCTTTTATGCGGAAAG GTGTCTGCGGGGACTGGAAGAATCATCTCACAGTGGCACAGAATGAAATCCTTGATGCATATTTGGAGCGGGAGATGTCCGACACAGATCTAACTTTCCGATTCCAAGACTGA